In a single window of the Zea mays cultivar B73 chromosome 5, Zm-B73-REFERENCE-NAM-5.0, whole genome shotgun sequence genome:
- the LOC100274283 gene encoding uncharacterized protein LOC100274283 gives MSSWLHYSDGQRRSWKRSWAARALSSCSLPPPGLLAFFAIVVFFLAVSGYVDYKAIERRAEIGARVFAAPLALATVFLLFVALSWRRRYWATRRRKAAHHYPWSSSSSSQHEADAVAPWGVLAAVAILLLMMTFQQSVHSMWFRPLWDSDYYDP, from the coding sequence ATGTCGTCGTGGCTGCACTACTCCGACGGCCAGCGGCGGTCCTGGAAGCGCAGCTGGGCGGCGCGCGCCCTGTCGTCGTGCTCGCTGCCGCCGCCCGGCCTGCTGGCCTTCTTCGCCATCGTCGTTTTCTTCCTTGCCGTCTCCGGGTACGTGGACTACAAGGCCATCGAGCGCCGCGCCGAGATCGGCGCCCGCGTCTTCGCCGCGCCGCTCGCCCTGGCCACCGTCTTCCTCCTCTTCGTCGCGCTCAGCTGGCGCCGTAGGTACTGGGCCACCAGGAGGAGGAAGGCGGCGCACCACTACCcatggtcgtcgtcgtcgtcgtcgcagcACGAGGCGGACGCGGTGGCGCCGTGGGGCGTGTTGGCGGCGGTGGCCATACTGCTGCTCATGATGACGTTCCAGCAGTCCGTCCACTCCATGTGGTTCAGGCCGCTCTGGGACTCCGACTACTACGACCCCTAA